TCAGCCTGACGGGGTGGCCGGCCTCGAACTCCGGGCAGGCCAGGTCCGTCACCGACAGCACCAGTCGGCCGCGTACGTCCGCGGGCAGCCGGTAGGAGCGCGCGAGGTCGCGCACCTCCTCGCGGAGCACCGTCACGTCCCAGAAGAGTCTGCTCATGACGGCTCGTCGGGGGCTCTGGCCGCCACCACGGTGGCGTCGTCGCGGGTGCGGTGGTAGCCGTGCGCGACCGTGGCGGCGAGCAGCGGGGCGGGCAGGCGCAGCAGGTGAGCGGGCGGGGTGTGCGCCCACCGCAGGTCGATGCCGTCGGTGTGCAGCGCGGTGGTGGTCGACGCGGTCAGCGGGACGCGGTGGGTGCGCGGGGCGGGCATCCGCCAGCCGACCACCCCCGGCTGACCCGTCAGCCGGTGGTGCACCTCGTCGGGGGAGAGGGCCACCATGCGGACGTTGCCGATCCCGCAGTACTCCGCTTCCCCGGCGCGCAGTCGAAGGAGCGCGACGGCGGCCCCCCGGCTGTGCCGGAGCGCCCGGTGCATGACCGCCATGATCTCCGGGAGGGTGCCCTCGGCGGCCCCGCGGAAGGAACGCACCGCCGCCTGGGCGGCCTCCGCCGCCTCACGGCCGTGCCCGAGGCCGTCCACCACGAGCGCGGTGCGCGCCCCACCGAGGTCGAGGACTGCCGCGGCGTCCCCGCAGTCCTCCTCGCCCGCGGCCGGCAGGCAGACCAGTCCCACCGGCTGCCGGGCGGCTTCGCGCCGGCCGGGAAGGGCGAGCCGGGCGCAGACCACGGTGCCGGTGTCGGTCCTCGAAGTGATGGCGAGCTCCGTCGCGATGCGTCCGACCGCGCCCAGTCCGGCGCCGAGCGTCCCCGTCGTGGTGTAACCGTCGGCCAGGCACCGCGCGACCTCCGCTATCCCCGGACCCCGGTCCGCGGCCACCACTTCCAGGCCGCCGCCCAGCGGAAGCGGCTGCACGTAGAGCACACCGTCGCGGGCGTGCTTGTCGATGTTGCTGGCCAGTTCCGAGGCGACCACGGCCGCCTGGTCGGGCATCGCGCCGGGCAGCGCGCACTCCCGCGCCACGGCGCGCGCGGTCTCGGCCGCGACGTGCACCGCGCTGTAGTGGTCGATGCGGACTTGGCGCGTCGGCGCCACCGGGGCGGGGACCATCAGCGCCGCCATCGTGTGGTGACGATGGTCGTGCCCTCGCCCGGCGTGCTGCGCACCTCGAACTCGTCCATCAGCCGACGGGCGCCGCCCAGCCCGTGTCCCAGACCCACACCGGTGCTGTAGCCGTCGGCCAGCGCCGCCTCCACGTCGGGGATGCCCGGCCCGCGGTCGGTGATCGTGAGCCGGAGCCCCGTACGGCCCTCGGCGCGCGCGGGGCCGACCACGAGGTCCCCGCCCCCGCCGTGGATGTAGGCGTTGCGGGCCAGTTCGCTGGCCGCAGTGATCACCCGCGTCTGGTCGATGAGGGAGAACCCGGCCGCTACGGCGGCGAAGCGCACGGCGTGCCGGACCGCCAGCAGATCGTCCTCGGTGGCCAGGGAGAGCCGGACGGGTTGCGTGCCGGAGGCGTCCGCCGCCGTGGTGTCCGTGCCGTCCACGGTCCGGTTGCCGTCAGCCAGTGGTGCCATGCGGCGCCCCTTCCCGGGGCTGCGGGGCCCGGACCCAGCCCAGCGCGGCCATGCCCTGCTCGGCGTGCAACGCCGTTTCCACGCCCGTGAGTTCCAGCCCGAGTTCCACGAGCGTGATGGCCACCGGGGGGCGCATGCCGGCCACGATGACCCTGGCCCCCAGCAGCCGGGCCATGCTCGTGAGCTCCATCAGGTTGCGCGCCACGAACGAGTCGATGATCTCCAGGCGGGAGATGTCGATGAGGACGCCCCGGGCCCGGTCGGCGGAGATCCGCTCGGTGAGTTCCTGCGCGAAGGCCACGGCGGACTTGTCGTCCAGTTCGTTGAGCAGCCCGGTGACCAGGACGTCGCCCAGTCGCAGGATCGGTACGGCGCAGGAAGGGGCCCCGGCGTGTGTGCCGGAGTGGGCACTTGAATGTGCGCTCATCGGGAAACCGGGGCGCTCGGGGCCGGCGCGGAACCGCCGGTGATCTTCATCGCCTCGGACAGGGCCTCGGCGAGCGTGGCCCGCGTCAGGATGTCGAAGAGGTCGATGCCCAGCTGCGCGATGGTCTGCGCGATGGTGGGCCGGATGCCGCTGATGATGCAGCCCGCTCCCATCAGCCGCACTGCCCGCACGGTCTGCATGAGGTGCTGGGCCACCGCGGTGTCGACGGTGGGCACCCCGGTGATGTCGATGATCGCGACTTGCGCGTCCTCGTCCTGGATGGCCTGGAGCAGGTTCTCCATCACCACCTGGGTGCGTGCGGTGTCCAGGGTGCCGATCAAGGGCACGGCCACGACCTGCCGCCACAGGCGTACGACGGGTGTCGAGACCTCCAGCAGCTGTCGGCTCTGCCGCCGGATGATCTCCTCGCGGCCTTCCGCGTACGTGGCGAAGGACAGGGCGCCGGCCGCGTCGAGCAACTGGTTGATCAGCAACGCCGCCGAGAGCAGCAGGGCGCTGTCGTCGATGGTGTCCCGGACGATGTCCAGCAGGACTTCCTTGAGGGCGAGCACCGACAGCGAGGTGGCGGTCGGGGCTGCCCCCGCCCGTGCCCTGCGCAGCGACAACTCCCTCACCGCGTCGCGCAGTTCCCGGTGCTGGTTCGCCATCTGGCCGACCGGCAGCGTGGTGTCGAGAGCGCTGATCAGCGCGGAGGCCAGGGTGTCCGCCTCGTAGCGCAGGTCGCGCTCGTTGTTGGCCGGGTCCATGGGCGCGCGCTCCAGCTGGAGCACCACCCAGCGGTCAGCTATGTCGTCCGCGCGCCCCTTGAACGACTCCACCACGAGCCGGCGGACATCGGCCGCACCGGTCGGACTGCTGACCACGCGGGTCTCCCTTCGCTGTGCCGGCGTCCGTCCCACATTTAACGCATGGCAATGGTTGTCTCATGACAAATATACGCACGGTGACCCCGGGACGGAAGTCCCGGGGTCTCGGCCGCACAGATCCACAAGGATGTCCCCGATTGCGCCACTCATTCGTGGGAAGGGCGGTGAGCATGGCCGCACACCGCCGAGACGGTGCTCACCACGCCTATCCAGGCCGTCACCGCGGCCCAGGCCATGGCCGTCGAGCCGCTGACGGCGCCCGCGACGAGCAGCACCAGGCACGTGCCCAGGAGCGCCGCGGCGAGCGGGCGGTTCAGCGGTGGCCGACCGGGCGCGGCGCCGGAGCGGCCCGCAGGCCGCTGCTCGTCGGGTCGGTGGGCCCGTGCGGCGTTCTCGCGCGTGGCCAGTCTCACCCGTGCCGGCATCTATGCCTCCGTGTGTTCAGGAACGGTTGTGCTCGCCAACGGTCGTGCTCAGGAACGGCCGTGCTCACCAACGGCCGTGGTCGCCCACCGGGGTGGGAAACGGGGGCGGGGCATGAGCGTGAGGGAGTTCTCGAACGCGCTCATGCCGCGCGTGTGACCGCATCCGCGCGGGTTAAGCCGACGTATTCCGGCCGACTGGCCGGAATGTGGCCGCCTCGCGCACCTGCCGTGCCGGCCGCGGGTCCCGGGTGACTTATCGTGCCCCCCGCGCTACTTTGTGCACATGATCGGTGCGGCGTCGGCTCACGCGGTGGATCACCGCGCGCGGACCGTCGGCGTCCTCGCGCTGCTGCTCGCCGTCGCCTTCCACCTCCTCGGGTGCCTCCACGGACCGGCCGGGGAAGGCCCTCACCTGCGGCCGGAAACCGTCGCGCCCCTCTCCCTCTCCCTCCCCCTCGCCATGGCCCCTGCCGACGCCGTGGTGCCGGTCCACCGTGCCGAGCAGGGCGAGGGCTGCCCCGACGGACTCGGCCACGCCGTCGACCGCGTGCGGGGGGACGCCCACGCCGCGCCGACGACGGCCCGTACGCCGCTCGCCGTCGCCGGGCCGGCCTCGTCGGCGGGTACGGGCAAGGCCGCGTCCCCGGCCGACGACCGGGGCCCGGGCGGCCGGGGAGTCCTCGCCGCGACGTGCGTCGCCCGGACCTGACAGGACCCGCACGGCCGCCGCCGCCGCGCCCCCGCCCGCCCGCGCCCGCGTGCGCCGGGGCCCGGCGGAACGTCCGGCCGTGCGTCCCCGCCCTGATCCGCCGATGCCCGCGCGCCCCAGCGCCGCCCGGGCCCAGGAGCCGCGACACCGATGCCCACCACCTCCGTGCACGTCACCCCCGCACCTCCCACACCTCCCGCCCCGTACGCACCCGCCCCCCTGCCCGCGCGCCGGCCCGCGGATCTCGTCGGCCGCACCCCGCTGCTGTGGGTCGACGAGCCCTTCGCGGACACCGGCCGCGGATTCTGGGCCAAGCTGGAGGGCGCCAACCCCGGCGGAATCAAGGACCGTCCGGCCCTGCACATGGTGGCCCGCGCCCGGGCCCGGGGCGACCTCGCCGACGGGGCGCCGGTCATCGAGTCCTCCAGCGGGACCCTGGCGCTGGGCCTGGCCCTGGCCGGCATCACGTACGGGCATCCGGTGACCGTGGTCACCGACCCCGGACTGGAGCCCTCGATCCGCCGGGCCCTGGCCGCGTACCGAGTCCACGTCGACACCGTCAGCGAGGCTCACACGGCCGGGGGCTGGCAGCAGGCACGCCGGGACAGGGTCACCGAACTGCTCCACGGGCACCCCGGCGCGTGGTGCCCCGACCAGTACAACAACCCCGACAACGCCGCCGCCTACACCGGGCTCGCCGCCGAACTGGTCACCCAGCTGGGCCGCGTCGACGTACTGGTCACCGCGGTCGGCACCGGCGGCCACTCCGCGGGGATCTCCGCCGCACTGCGCGAGACCTCCCCGGCGCTCGAACTGATCGGCGTGGACTCCACCGGCTCCGCCATCTTCGGGCAGCCGGCCGGACAGCGCCTGATGCGCGGCCTCGGCTCCAGCATCCACCCCGCCAACGTCGCCCACGAGGCGTTCGCGGAGGTCCACTGGGTCGCCCCCGAAGAAGCCGTCACCGCCTGCCGCACACTGGCCCGCCACCAGTACGCCACCGGCGGGTGGAGCGTGGGGGCGGTCGCGCTCGTCGCGGGCTGGGTGGCGCGCACCCGTCCCGCCGGGACCCGGATCGCCGCCGTCTTCCCCGACGGCCCCCACCGCTACCTCGACACCGTCTACGACGACGGCTGGTGCCACGGCCACGGCCTGCTCGGCCACGCCCTCCCCGACGCCCCGCAGGAGATCGGACATCCGGCGGAGCGGGTGGTCACCTCCTGGACCCGCTGCACCGACGTCACCCGCCCGGCGCCGGCGCCGCGCACCGCCACGGCGCTTGCGGCTGTCCGATGAGGCGGCTGCGCGCACAGATGCGCTCCTTCGACCCCGGCGTGCGCCTGCTGATGGTCAACCAGTTCGGCATCAACCTCGGCTTCTACATGCTGATGCCCTACCTCGCCGACCACCTCGGGCACGGTCTGGGTCTCGCCGCCTGGGCCGTCGGCCTGGTCCTCGGCGTACGGAACCTCTCCCAGCAGGGGATGTTCTGGCTGGGCGGCA
This Streptomyces sp. NBC_00539 DNA region includes the following protein-coding sequences:
- a CDS encoding SpoIIE family protein phosphatase, translating into MAALMVPAPVAPTRQVRIDHYSAVHVAAETARAVARECALPGAMPDQAAVVASELASNIDKHARDGVLYVQPLPLGGGLEVVAADRGPGIAEVARCLADGYTTTGTLGAGLGAVGRIATELAITSRTDTGTVVCARLALPGRREAARQPVGLVCLPAAGEEDCGDAAAVLDLGGARTALVVDGLGHGREAAEAAQAAVRSFRGAAEGTLPEIMAVMHRALRHSRGAAVALLRLRAGEAEYCGIGNVRMVALSPDEVHHRLTGQPGVVGWRMPAPRTHRVPLTASTTTALHTDGIDLRWAHTPPAHLLRLPAPLLAATVAHGYHRTRDDATVVAARAPDEPS
- a CDS encoding ATP-binding protein codes for the protein MAPLADGNRTVDGTDTTAADASGTQPVRLSLATEDDLLAVRHAVRFAAVAAGFSLIDQTRVITAASELARNAYIHGGGGDLVVGPARAEGRTGLRLTITDRGPGIPDVEAALADGYSTGVGLGHGLGGARRLMDEFEVRSTPGEGTTIVTTRWRR
- a CDS encoding STAS domain-containing protein, with translation MSAHSSAHSGTHAGAPSCAVPILRLGDVLVTGLLNELDDKSAVAFAQELTERISADRARGVLIDISRLEIIDSFVARNLMELTSMARLLGARVIVAGMRPPVAITLVELGLELTGVETALHAEQGMAALGWVRAPQPREGAPHGTTG
- a CDS encoding STAS domain-containing protein; amino-acid sequence: MVSSPTGAADVRRLVVESFKGRADDIADRWVVLQLERAPMDPANNERDLRYEADTLASALISALDTTLPVGQMANQHRELRDAVRELSLRRARAGAAPTATSLSVLALKEVLLDIVRDTIDDSALLLSAALLINQLLDAAGALSFATYAEGREEIIRRQSRQLLEVSTPVVRLWRQVVAVPLIGTLDTARTQVVMENLLQAIQDEDAQVAIIDITGVPTVDTAVAQHLMQTVRAVRLMGAGCIISGIRPTIAQTIAQLGIDLFDILTRATLAEALSEAMKITGGSAPAPSAPVSR
- a CDS encoding PLP-dependent cysteine synthase family protein translates to MPTTSVHVTPAPPTPPAPYAPAPLPARRPADLVGRTPLLWVDEPFADTGRGFWAKLEGANPGGIKDRPALHMVARARARGDLADGAPVIESSSGTLALGLALAGITYGHPVTVVTDPGLEPSIRRALAAYRVHVDTVSEAHTAGGWQQARRDRVTELLHGHPGAWCPDQYNNPDNAAAYTGLAAELVTQLGRVDVLVTAVGTGGHSAGISAALRETSPALELIGVDSTGSAIFGQPAGQRLMRGLGSSIHPANVAHEAFAEVHWVAPEEAVTACRTLARHQYATGGWSVGAVALVAGWVARTRPAGTRIAAVFPDGPHRYLDTVYDDGWCHGHGLLGHALPDAPQEIGHPAERVVTSWTRCTDVTRPAPAPRTATALAAVR